A genomic region of Rhodohalobacter sp. SW132 contains the following coding sequences:
- a CDS encoding PQQ-binding-like beta-propeller repeat protein, whose protein sequence is MKKIIHYTLPLLFLIFVSCESGQTTTYIQFETVWEREFQGIGTHSSPRTVDLTGNGTDDVVLGAGGLEMEATPTGILAVDGATGNTLWTLPARDQVFGSASFLDITGNGKKDILINGRAGMLFAIEGDTGTILWEFLPDVTFEEAKNMGIYNFYNPQIIPDQDGDGLPDILIANGGDYTIPPYDENRPAGKLMVISSANGRVIAEATVPDGKETYMSALAGQLSENDTTYSVIFGTGGETIGGALYAATLDDILNGDLSSSLLLSRGDEKGFIAPPVLADLNGDGYLDIVANAVDGRTLAFYGRDFSPMWSIETNNTEIYGSLSVGNFTDASRLDLFTSYAIGTWPDLRENLHLLINGRTGEVMNRDTLGVFQTASPVTADLTQNGLDNAILSVNIGYEQFDGGYHYNHLLVGNDFENNHQFSIDDIRPGANLSSTPWIGDLSNNGRLDIIYTISNEFEDIFGVSSLSLIRLQAQTRSEAKTSWGSYMGSNFDGIYR, encoded by the coding sequence GTGAATTTCAGGGAATTGGCACACATTCTTCACCAAGAACTGTGGATTTAACCGGAAATGGAACGGATGATGTTGTTTTAGGAGCCGGCGGTCTCGAAATGGAAGCGACCCCAACTGGTATATTAGCAGTTGATGGCGCTACCGGCAACACCCTGTGGACCCTGCCGGCAAGAGATCAGGTATTCGGGTCAGCCAGCTTTTTGGATATTACAGGCAACGGGAAAAAGGATATTCTCATCAATGGAAGAGCTGGAATGCTGTTTGCAATTGAGGGAGATACCGGTACGATTCTATGGGAGTTTTTGCCTGATGTCACTTTTGAAGAAGCAAAAAATATGGGCATCTATAATTTCTACAATCCACAGATAATCCCGGACCAGGATGGAGACGGCCTCCCTGATATTCTGATTGCTAATGGTGGTGATTACACAATACCTCCATATGATGAAAACCGCCCGGCTGGAAAACTCATGGTAATTTCATCTGCCAACGGCCGGGTTATTGCCGAAGCCACCGTACCGGACGGCAAGGAAACCTATATGTCTGCTTTAGCAGGACAGCTGAGTGAAAATGATACGACCTACAGCGTAATTTTCGGCACCGGAGGAGAAACAATCGGCGGAGCGCTGTATGCTGCTACTCTTGATGATATCCTGAATGGTGATCTTTCATCATCTTTGCTGCTTTCCCGGGGAGATGAAAAAGGGTTTATCGCCCCGCCCGTTTTAGCTGATTTGAATGGAGACGGGTACCTGGATATTGTTGCAAATGCGGTGGATGGAAGAACTCTTGCATTCTACGGCAGGGACTTCTCGCCGATGTGGAGCATAGAAACGAATAATACAGAAATCTATGGCTCACTTTCAGTCGGGAACTTTACAGACGCTTCACGGCTCGATCTGTTTACAAGTTATGCCATTGGAACCTGGCCTGACCTGAGAGAGAACCTGCATTTATTGATTAACGGCAGAACCGGAGAAGTTATGAACCGTGACACGCTTGGCGTTTTTCAAACCGCATCTCCCGTTACGGCAGATTTAACTCAAAATGGCCTTGATAATGCTATATTAAGTGTAAATATCGGTTATGAACAGTTTGATGGTGGATACCACTATAACCATCTGCTTGTTGGTAACGATTTTGAAAATAATCACCAGTTCTCCATCGACGATATACGTCCGGGTGCAAATTTATCCTCTACTCCCTGGATCGGGGACCTCAGCAATAATGGCCGGCTGGATATAATATATACTATCTCAAATGAGTTTGAGGATATTTTTGGTGTTAGTAGTCTGAGCCTGATCCGTTTACAGGCACAAACCCGAAGTGAAGCCAAAACCTCATGGGGTTCCTACATGGGCAGCAATTTTGATGGAATCTACAGATAG
- a CDS encoding ThuA domain-containing protein: MPLNLGAGRIFIIFATLFIVFSSCNSFEEPRVLVFSKTAGFYHASIPDGIQAIQQMGEERGFAVDTTTNAGFFTEENLQQYAAVVFLNTTGDVLNHYEETEFERFIQAGGGFVGIHSAADTEYHWGWYGRLVGGYFSDHPGINDPHPNVQQGILEVADPNHPMTEFLPERWDRTDEWYSYRDMYDEINVLLTIDEESYEGGISMGYHPIAWYHEYDGGRAFYTGLGHTPESYEEDLFLDHLYKGIEYAIGDNRLDYSNARTQSAPEENRFTKTMLSEGEFFEPTEMAILPNKDILIAQRRGEILLYKNDSGSLVQAGMLDVYHETDVERVNAEEGVVGMTADPDFQENNFVYIFYSPADTSVNRLSRFTLINDRLEMESETTVLEFYSQRDICCHTGGSLTFDSDGHLFLSTGDNSTPFNQPNQPHQLDGYAPLDERPGFEQYDARRTSGNTNDLRGKILRIIVNEDGSYDIPEGNLYPVGTEKTRPEIYVQGTRNPYRISVDPKTGDLYWGDVGPDARADSIGVRGSLGYDEINVARGAGHFGWPFFVGDNFPYNEYDYATGTPGEVFDPQNPVNNSPHNTGLRELPPAKPALIWYPYTASEEFPLVETGGRNSMAGPVYYSDLYPGGSGLPEYYDGKLFIYDWIRDWIRVVTLHPDGEYSKMEPFMDQTQFNAIMDMELGPDGNLYILEYGKGWFSRNPDSGLSRIDFNPGNRAPVVHSIHADRTSGLLPFEVIFSVEAEDLEGDPMSYTWEISSGEVIETDEPELHHTFEQIGDYTASVTVQDSEGLSAESESISVYAGNTAPEVHIDIHGNRSFYFPGKNVQYSIRVHDEGPDGISTTIDPGNLFVSADYIEMSEDMDETSGTEGHLVFTEVMSGKNLVSTLGCRACHHQVNPSVGPSYQEIADRYKDENDSASFIADRIISGSSGIWGDVAMPAHSDMAEEDAYRIVAWIESLSEEEDLPESLPAEGSLDPTLGEDTLDNGLLLITATYSDGGTERVKPLSGNASVNLRNSRMGVSSARNLDNYNNMEFGGTQLLLVPNGPGSFSLNGIHLESINEIELISGSQEAVEYGYHFEIRLGSPEGEIIGEGTARPDTRSPEGFFADNVGISIQEISDDNYHDIYFVSRPADERESGTIILTGVEFKAGN; encoded by the coding sequence ATGCCTTTAAATCTCGGAGCTGGACGAATATTTATCATCTTTGCTACACTTTTTATCGTTTTTTCATCTTGTAATAGTTTTGAAGAGCCTCGTGTTCTTGTTTTTTCAAAGACGGCTGGTTTTTATCATGCGTCAATTCCCGACGGTATTCAAGCCATTCAGCAGATGGGGGAAGAGCGTGGTTTTGCAGTTGATACAACCACAAACGCAGGTTTTTTTACGGAAGAGAACCTGCAACAATATGCTGCAGTAGTATTCCTGAATACAACTGGTGATGTGCTGAATCACTACGAGGAAACAGAGTTTGAACGTTTTATCCAGGCTGGCGGAGGATTTGTGGGAATTCACTCTGCGGCAGATACCGAGTATCACTGGGGCTGGTACGGCCGCTTGGTCGGAGGATACTTTTCAGATCATCCCGGAATCAACGATCCTCACCCAAATGTTCAGCAGGGAATTCTGGAGGTTGCAGATCCCAATCACCCGATGACTGAGTTTTTACCTGAACGGTGGGATCGTACGGATGAATGGTACAGCTACCGGGATATGTATGATGAAATTAATGTGTTGCTTACCATTGATGAGGAGAGTTACGAGGGCGGAATTTCGATGGGATACCACCCGATAGCATGGTATCACGAATATGATGGGGGAAGAGCTTTTTACACCGGACTGGGTCATACCCCGGAATCTTATGAAGAGGATCTTTTTTTGGATCACCTCTATAAAGGAATCGAATATGCGATTGGGGATAATCGCCTTGATTATTCAAATGCCAGAACCCAGAGTGCACCCGAAGAAAACAGGTTTACAAAGACGATGCTTTCGGAAGGGGAGTTTTTTGAGCCCACGGAAATGGCGATTCTGCCCAATAAAGATATTCTGATTGCCCAGCGCCGGGGCGAGATCTTATTGTACAAAAATGATAGTGGTTCCCTGGTGCAGGCCGGCATGCTTGATGTGTACCACGAAACGGATGTAGAGAGAGTGAATGCCGAAGAGGGGGTTGTTGGGATGACCGCAGACCCGGACTTTCAGGAGAATAACTTCGTCTATATCTTTTACTCACCGGCCGATACTTCTGTAAACCGTTTGTCGAGGTTTACACTGATCAATGACCGTCTTGAAATGGAGTCTGAAACAACGGTTCTTGAGTTCTACTCGCAGCGGGATATCTGTTGTCATACAGGCGGGTCACTTACATTCGACAGTGACGGACACCTGTTCCTTTCAACCGGAGATAACTCAACACCCTTTAATCAGCCGAATCAGCCCCATCAGCTTGACGGATACGCTCCGCTGGATGAACGCCCCGGTTTTGAGCAGTATGATGCCCGGAGAACATCAGGCAATACCAACGATTTGAGAGGTAAAATTCTTCGAATTATAGTGAATGAAGATGGCAGCTATGATATTCCGGAAGGAAATCTCTATCCTGTGGGTACCGAAAAAACACGTCCTGAGATTTATGTGCAGGGAACTCGGAATCCCTATAGAATTTCGGTGGATCCTAAAACAGGGGATTTGTATTGGGGAGATGTTGGCCCGGATGCCAGGGCAGACAGTATAGGTGTGCGCGGATCCCTTGGATATGATGAAATTAATGTGGCACGAGGGGCTGGACATTTTGGATGGCCTTTTTTCGTAGGGGATAATTTTCCCTACAACGAATACGATTATGCAACCGGTACACCGGGTGAGGTCTTTGATCCGCAAAACCCGGTGAACAATTCACCACATAACACAGGGCTAAGGGAACTGCCACCTGCAAAACCTGCACTCATCTGGTATCCATACACAGCTTCAGAGGAGTTTCCGCTTGTAGAAACCGGCGGCAGAAATTCGATGGCCGGTCCGGTTTACTATTCAGATCTGTATCCCGGGGGAAGTGGTTTACCTGAGTATTATGATGGAAAATTATTTATTTACGATTGGATTCGAGACTGGATCCGTGTGGTAACTCTGCATCCGGATGGAGAGTACTCTAAAATGGAACCTTTTATGGACCAGACTCAATTTAATGCCATCATGGATATGGAACTTGGCCCGGATGGGAACCTGTATATTCTGGAATATGGAAAAGGGTGGTTCTCCAGAAACCCTGATTCCGGCCTATCAAGAATTGATTTTAATCCCGGAAATCGCGCTCCGGTTGTTCATTCGATTCATGCAGACAGAACATCAGGCCTGCTTCCATTCGAAGTGATATTCTCTGTTGAAGCGGAAGATCTGGAGGGAGACCCGATGAGCTATACCTGGGAAATCAGTTCTGGAGAAGTTATTGAGACGGATGAACCTGAACTGCATCATACGTTTGAGCAGATCGGTGATTATACGGCATCTGTTACTGTTCAAGATTCAGAAGGTCTCTCCGCAGAATCCGAATCCATTTCAGTATATGCTGGTAACACAGCCCCGGAAGTTCATATTGATATACACGGCAACCGATCGTTCTATTTTCCCGGCAAGAACGTACAGTATAGTATTCGGGTTCATGACGAAGGCCCTGATGGAATATCAACCACTATTGATCCTGGAAATCTTTTTGTTTCTGCAGATTATATTGAAATGAGCGAAGATATGGATGAAACTTCAGGAACTGAGGGGCACCTGGTATTTACGGAAGTGATGTCTGGTAAAAACCTGGTTTCAACATTGGGATGCAGGGCCTGTCATCATCAGGTAAACCCCTCGGTAGGACCATCATACCAGGAAATAGCGGATCGGTATAAAGATGAAAATGATTCTGCCAGTTTTATTGCAGATCGAATCATCAGCGGCAGTTCGGGAATATGGGGTGACGTTGCCATGCCCGCACATTCCGATATGGCTGAAGAAGATGCCTATAGAATTGTTGCCTGGATTGAATCATTGAGTGAAGAGGAAGATCTGCCTGAATCGCTGCCGGCAGAAGGTTCTCTGGATCCAACACTTGGAGAAGATACTCTTGATAATGGCCTTTTATTGATTACTGCCACCTACTCTGATGGAGGAACAGAACGGGTTAAACCGTTAAGCGGCAACGCTTCAGTTAACTTGAGAAACAGCCGGATGGGAGTTTCATCAGCCCGTAACCTCGATAACTATAATAACATGGAATTTGGTGGTACTCAGCTGCTGCTGGTTCCGAACGGGCCCGGATCATTTAGTCTGAATGGCATCCATTTGGAGAGCATCAATGAAATAGAACTTATTTCCGGTTCGCAGGAAGCAGTGGAGTATGGATACCATTTCGAAATTCGCCTGGGTTCGCCTGAAGGAGAGATTATCGGTGAAGGTACGGCCCGGCCGGATACACGATCTCCAGAGGGATTTTTTGCTGATAATGTTGGTATATCTATCCAAGAAATTTCGGATGATAACTACCATGACATCTATTTTGTAAGCCGCCCGGCTGATGAACGTGAAAGCGGAACCATCATTCTAACCGGTGTGGAATTTAAAGCAGGGAATTAG
- a CDS encoding 6-bladed beta-propeller: MIKNYSVLYFFNVTIAVFLLISCTPSEDSVYDDLSAPDIEISELFQISEDTLPDDLVFGRIMQLLVAESGEILIVDNQQHSIHLFDNDGTYLSSELTEGEGPGEVRQIGRVSLSNQNDLLLFDWAQGRLSHYRLQNDTQPELHHINDLSPDFNPREFHMTADGIIYVLEYPSPVEPDVDVIKLNKVGENGEADGDPVMEFQRDQIIELRNDNNQLLATTSSPHHRRTLFNFYEDRVMIGNSLRVGFEKYDLSTGERTDSVGFAQPDIPLTEAEKREFIEDITEQMGLEGAQISNLISQMPDTKGKVQILHYDPDGVVWMYLIGDDENLSEVWIALDENGEILGRITDMPEGIIMKAHSGRLYQLAESDTGEQMINVYSYSF; the protein is encoded by the coding sequence ATGATCAAAAACTATTCTGTTTTATACTTCTTCAATGTTACAATAGCAGTGTTTCTGCTGATTTCCTGCACACCATCAGAAGATTCCGTGTATGATGACCTGAGCGCACCGGATATTGAGATTTCAGAGCTTTTCCAGATAAGTGAAGATACACTGCCTGACGACCTGGTTTTTGGCCGCATCATGCAGCTATTAGTAGCAGAAAGCGGAGAAATTTTGATTGTGGACAATCAGCAGCATTCTATTCACCTGTTCGATAACGATGGTACCTATCTCTCATCTGAACTCACTGAGGGAGAAGGGCCGGGTGAAGTCCGGCAAATCGGGAGAGTATCCCTGTCAAACCAAAATGATCTTTTGCTTTTCGATTGGGCGCAGGGCCGGTTGAGTCACTATCGGCTACAGAATGATACTCAACCCGAACTACATCACATTAATGATTTGAGCCCCGATTTTAATCCGCGTGAATTTCATATGACGGCTGACGGAATAATTTATGTCTTAGAATATCCATCTCCCGTGGAGCCCGATGTGGATGTAATCAAACTGAATAAAGTAGGGGAGAATGGTGAAGCCGATGGCGATCCGGTCATGGAGTTTCAAAGAGACCAGATCATTGAACTTCGGAATGACAACAATCAGCTTCTGGCAACCACATCATCTCCACATCACAGGAGAACGCTCTTTAATTTTTATGAAGACCGGGTGATGATTGGCAACAGCCTGAGGGTTGGATTTGAAAAATATGATCTGTCAACCGGAGAGAGAACCGATTCTGTTGGATTTGCACAACCTGATATTCCACTCACAGAGGCTGAAAAGAGGGAATTCATTGAAGATATTACAGAACAGATGGGATTAGAAGGTGCCCAGATTTCGAACCTGATCAGTCAGATGCCTGACACAAAAGGGAAAGTTCAGATACTCCATTACGATCCTGACGGAGTGGTTTGGATGTATCTAATTGGGGATGATGAGAACCTCAGTGAGGTGTGGATAGCACTGGATGAAAACGGTGAAATTCTGGGCAGAATTACGGATATGCCCGAAGGAATAATCATGAAGGCTCATTCAGGACGACTCTACCAGCTTGCAGAATCGGACACGGGTGAACAGATGATCAATGTTTATTCGTACAGTTTTTGA
- the dnaB gene encoding replicative DNA helicase, whose product MADQRGPNFQNGNSSHTPNDGGRVPPQATEVEEAVLGAMLIEHEAATIALQQLQSEDFYKPAHRHIFETLHDLYERDNPLDLLTVENELRDNGLLETVGGGGYLADLTRSVSSAANVSYHAQIISEKAIKRKLILQCNEIIKNAYDSTTDAYESLDSAEQRIFEIANTKSRASAQAIGDVLKDTLQYLEDLRGKPSGITGVPAGLDVDKYTSGWQNGDLIIIAARPSMGKTAFTLTCARNAVLYPDESMRKNVAIFSLEMSSQQLVQRFLTMEARIDAQQARTGQLKDEDFKRLIDAASRLFTAKIFIDDTPGLSLMELRTKCRRLKSEHDIGLIVVDYLQLMTANSRDIGSREQEIAMISRGLKGLAKELNVPVIALSQLSRQVEQRGGDKRPQLSDLRESGSIEQDADVVCFLYRPEYYGITTTAEGQSTNGLAELIIGKQRNGPVGSSNMYFVKQYARFEKLTQTDGAMPGGADNGDTPFLPEDSPATPPPTHNPGGDDAPF is encoded by the coding sequence ATGGCAGATCAAAGAGGCCCCAACTTTCAGAACGGTAACAGCAGTCACACCCCGAATGACGGGGGGCGGGTTCCGCCGCAGGCAACTGAAGTTGAGGAAGCTGTTCTCGGGGCGATGCTGATTGAACATGAGGCGGCAACGATTGCGCTGCAGCAGCTTCAATCCGAAGATTTTTACAAACCGGCTCACCGCCACATTTTTGAAACGCTTCACGACCTCTACGAACGCGATAATCCGCTGGATCTTCTTACCGTTGAAAATGAACTTCGCGACAATGGGCTTCTCGAAACGGTAGGCGGAGGCGGTTATCTGGCCGACCTCACCCGCTCTGTCAGTTCTGCCGCGAACGTGAGCTACCATGCACAGATCATCTCCGAAAAAGCGATTAAACGAAAGCTGATTCTTCAGTGCAACGAAATCATCAAAAACGCCTACGACTCCACAACTGACGCTTACGAATCGCTCGATTCAGCCGAGCAGCGAATTTTTGAAATTGCCAATACAAAATCGCGGGCAAGTGCACAGGCGATTGGTGATGTGCTGAAAGATACCCTGCAATATCTCGAAGATCTTCGCGGAAAACCGTCAGGCATAACCGGTGTCCCTGCCGGGCTTGATGTGGATAAATACACATCCGGCTGGCAAAACGGGGATCTGATTATTATCGCAGCCCGGCCTTCGATGGGAAAAACGGCTTTTACGCTAACCTGTGCACGTAATGCGGTGCTCTATCCCGACGAGTCGATGCGCAAAAACGTGGCGATTTTCAGCCTGGAGATGTCCTCCCAGCAGCTCGTTCAGCGGTTTCTTACAATGGAAGCCCGGATTGATGCCCAGCAGGCGCGAACCGGTCAGTTGAAAGATGAAGATTTTAAACGCCTGATCGATGCGGCCAGCCGCCTGTTTACAGCCAAAATTTTTATTGATGATACTCCCGGCCTGAGCCTGATGGAGCTTCGCACAAAATGCCGCCGTCTGAAAAGTGAACATGATATCGGTTTGATTGTGGTTGATTACCTTCAGCTCATGACCGCCAACTCCCGCGATATCGGCAGCCGTGAACAGGAGATCGCCATGATTTCACGTGGACTGAAAGGATTGGCTAAAGAGTTAAACGTTCCGGTCATCGCCCTCTCGCAGCTTAGCCGCCAGGTAGAACAGCGCGGCGGCGATAAGCGTCCGCAGCTCAGTGACCTTCGGGAATCGGGATCAATCGAGCAGGATGCCGATGTGGTCTGTTTTCTTTATCGTCCGGAGTATTATGGAATTACAACTACAGCCGAAGGGCAGTCAACCAACGGCCTCGCCGAATTGATTATCGGAAAACAGCGTAACGGTCCGGTTGGATCCTCCAACATGTATTTCGTGAAGCAGTATGCCCGATTTGAGAAGCTCACCCAGACGGATGGAGCAATGCCGGGCGGTGCCGATAACGGCGATACTCCATTTCTGCCGGAAGATAGCCCCGCCACACCGCCACCCACGCACAACCCCGGCGGCGACGATGCACCGTTTTAG
- a CDS encoding sorbosone dehydrogenase family protein: MRLLLLFLPLLLFLSSCETTSEPFPPPGENGDESAIVNAFPELSFTRPLDIQNAGDGTDRLFVVEQEGVISVFSNDPEAQDAEVFLDIRERVNDGANEQGLLGLAFHPDFESNRYVYVNYTAYGPSRTVISRFEVSSNDPNRADAGSEVELLSYNQPQGNHNGGHLAFGPDGYLYIASGDGGGGGDPGNNAQDRTNLLGAILRIDVDNPQNGNQYGIPADNPFVNNNEGFREEIFAYGLRNPWRFSFDAETEVLWAADVGQSDREVIHIIENGRNYGWNIVEGSICYPPGSSCETDGLEMPVYEYDHSQGDRSITGGFVYRGSAYPQLYGYYIYGDFISGRIWALDISDTENPSNTEIYNANFNIPSFGVDEQNEIYIAGFDGTIYLLGSGAAEAL; this comes from the coding sequence ATGCGTTTACTATTGCTTTTCCTTCCCCTGCTTCTGTTTCTTTCCTCTTGCGAAACTACCTCCGAGCCGTTTCCCCCGCCTGGCGAAAATGGTGATGAAAGTGCAATTGTAAATGCTTTTCCTGAACTTTCATTCACACGTCCGCTTGACATCCAAAATGCCGGTGACGGAACCGATCGTCTGTTTGTAGTGGAGCAGGAGGGCGTGATATCAGTGTTTTCAAACGATCCGGAAGCGCAGGATGCAGAAGTTTTTCTGGATATTCGGGAAAGGGTAAACGATGGTGCAAATGAACAAGGCCTGCTTGGCCTGGCTTTTCATCCCGATTTTGAAAGCAATAGGTATGTATATGTGAATTATACTGCATACGGACCAAGCCGTACTGTGATTTCACGATTTGAAGTCTCTTCTAATGATCCAAACCGCGCAGATGCAGGAAGTGAAGTCGAGTTGTTGAGCTACAACCAGCCGCAGGGAAATCATAACGGAGGTCACCTGGCATTTGGGCCGGACGGCTATCTTTATATTGCATCCGGCGATGGCGGAGGCGGGGGTGATCCCGGTAATAATGCTCAGGACAGGACCAATCTTTTAGGAGCAATCTTGCGGATTGATGTGGATAATCCTCAGAACGGAAATCAATACGGCATTCCTGCCGATAACCCATTTGTAAATAATAATGAAGGATTCCGTGAAGAGATTTTTGCTTACGGCCTGCGAAACCCCTGGCGATTTAGCTTTGATGCGGAAACCGAAGTACTATGGGCCGCTGATGTGGGGCAGAGTGACCGCGAGGTGATTCACATCATTGAAAACGGACGGAACTACGGATGGAATATTGTAGAAGGATCGATCTGCTACCCTCCGGGATCAAGTTGCGAAACGGACGGCCTCGAGATGCCGGTATATGAATATGATCACAGCCAGGGCGATCGATCCATCACAGGCGGATTTGTATACCGCGGATCTGCCTATCCCCAGCTTTATGGGTATTATATTTACGGCGATTTCATCTCTGGCAGAATTTGGGCGCTCGATATTTCAGATACGGAAAACCCATCAAACACTGAAATCTACAACGCAAACTTCAATATTCCATCTTTCGGGGTTGATGAACAGAACGAAATCTATATTGCCGGTTTTGATGGAACCATCTACCTCCTGGGAAGCGGAGCGGCAGAAGCGCTTTAG